From the genome of Prionailurus bengalensis isolate Pbe53 chromosome D1, Fcat_Pben_1.1_paternal_pri, whole genome shotgun sequence:
GAGGTAGCTGTCCTTTTAGGGATGACTTTTATGAAGATTCTGTCGTTACCATTATTTGAATAAGTTCGGTGCCCACAGGCATGTAACCTAAATCAGAGCTGCAGATGAAACTTCAAACACACGTTCTTACGGGCTTGGAGGATGAGTCGCGTTTGGGGCAAGGGTGGGGGTGCCGCTTTTGGACAGTGGTAACTGGTTACATTCCTCCCAGCCACGTAGATGTTTTGTCCACTTTGGCTAATTAAGGACTCTGGCAGTGACAAAATCATCCCCTATGTGAGAGAACCTCAATGTGTAAAGTTTTGACTGGGGTTCTGGCGGAGATGTCACAAAATCCCCCTCTCTTGTCACAAAACTACAGATTCCTGCCAAACACAATAATATAGAACTGTTATGACTTACCCACAAAATCCACTCCCTTTCCCTCAAAGCTTTCTGAATGGCTTTGTAGATTTGTTGGAGAGGGTAAAAACTAAACCTCTCCAAAACTGGTTGAAGGAGGGCCTCAGTTGCTCTGGCCTTTCCATGGCTGCACTCCCTGCTTATCACCATTACTGGCACCCTTTTCAAAAGTACTTTATAAACTAGATCATAGAATGGAGttaaaactaaaatgcaaaagGCACCTCCAAAGGCCGACTCTATTCAGCGCAAAGCTAGCAATTCCCATAGATGGGGTCCACGAACCTGTAgaccagaaatgaaaacattagggCAGCACTGCTCTTAATTTTATCTCTAGGAGGTGAGAATCTGCTCAGCTTGACTTTGCCCAAGCCAATCACACTGGCTGGTATCTGTCACAGAGGCACTGTCAGACTCACTAATGGGTAGAGTGGTCTCCCCTCCTAAGTTAGGGAGCAGAGATCCTCCAAGGTTTAGGGCATTGCCCCTGAAGCCATAAATCATCCTCTGACCTCACTACCCTTTGCCTGAGTTGGGGGAATGCTGCTTACCTGTCCCTGGGCATTTTCTGGTAGATGCATTCTCTTATTTTCACATCCCAGGAAGCATCCCTCCTAATCGGAACCATATTTCAATCCCTGTGCAACAAATCTCCTGTACTACCCACAGCCCTGGaacttgtcctttcttttttccttattttttcattatttttctactcCTTTATTGAaattcttcagtttattttttatcaaaaccATTGTTGGAAACATAATTTTTGCTCTACAAAAGCCTATTACTCACAGCTCATcccatttcataattttaatatttcctccttctctctctcccctgccttccctctcccttaCATACACATGCCTTCTTCTCCTCATATACATAtactatgctttcttttttccatttgaaccTGTGCCTATCCCATATAATCTACAGTGAGAAAGAGTCAGCATATGATATTGCTGACCCAGAAAAATAACCGTTCTTTAAGGtttattaataaatgtataaGGAAATGAATGGGGCCAATGGCAAAGAAAAGGTGCAATAACAAGTCAATTCTACAGGTGCCAACATCCAGGGAACAGAGGTGCTTCTCAAGCAGGAACACTGAATGTGACAGTTGCAGTCCCCGACCATGGTCAGTAGCAGAGTAGAAGTGTCTTTCACAGCCCCTTATGATAGCTGATTTCTCCTCAGGGTTCAGAAGCCAGTGGATCCTAGACTAAAGGGACCATGCATAATATGAGCTGCTACAATCCCAGTTCCTTTCTCCTTGTGGGAATACCTGGCCTGGACAAGTTCCACATCTGGATTGGGATTCCCTTTTGTGTCATctatgttttggctattgtgggAAACTTCATCCTCCTCTACCTCATTGCAACTGAGCACAGCCTCCATGAGCCCATGTTTTTCTTCCTAGCTATGCTGGCTACCACGGACCTCATCCTGTCCACTGCCACAGTGCCCAAACTGCTCAGTAACCTCTGGCTGGGCTTCCAGGAAATAACCTTCTCTGGCTGTCTCACCCAGATGTTCTTCCTCCACTTCAGCTTTGTAGTGGACTCAGCCATCCTGTTGGCCATGGCGTTCgatcgctatgtggccatctgcttCCCTTTGAGGTACACCACCATCCTGACTCGGCAGGTGATCATCAAGCTGATGGTGAGCATTGTTGGGAGGAGCTTCTCTGTCATCTTGCCAGATGTTTTTCTGCTGAAACGGTTACCCTTCTGCGGGACACGCATCATACCGCACACATACTGTGAGCACATAGGTGTTGCTCGGCTTTCCTCTGCTGACATCTCCATCAACATCTGGTAtggattttctgtccctctcaTGACTGTCATCTCAGATGTGATCTTTATTGCTGTTTCCTATACCTTCATCCTCCATGCTGTCTTTCACCTCTCATCCCAGGGTGCCCGCCAAAAGGCCCTCAGCACCTGTGGTTCCCATGTCAGTGTCATCCTCATGTTTTACACACCTGCCTTCTTCTCCATCCTTGCACATCGCTTTGGGCACAGTGTCCCTCGAAATGTGCTCATCCTATTTGCCAACCTCTATGTGGTCATCCCCCCTGCCCTAAATCCTGTGGTCTATGGAGTGAAGACCAAGCAGATCCAGGACAAATTTgttctcctcttttctttgaaGAGGACACACTGAATGCGGAGGGCCACTGATGGAGAAAGTTAGGTAAATTAATTAGATGAGATTTTGCATAACATAGGagctataaaaataaagctgtaacTCCTATAGCTTGAAATTTTAGAGTTCCAGCCGTGTGCAAAGTAGGGACAggtgggggaaaaggaaaaagaaaaccttctaGACTTCCAGAAAATCAAGGGTTTTCTTGGTTCAGTTTTCTCACCACTTGTATGAAGAAGGTGATGATTAGTAGAGAAGAGCACTAATACTAAGGTTTACCTCTTTCCTATTGCTAATTTTGAGATATTTGAAGGCTACTTATTTCCTAATATACAACTCACCCCTTTGCTTCTGAGTTCCTGAGTTAAAGGCAAAGGCTCCTGTCTTCCCTCTTTAAGTAGCTATCAAGTCTGTCTACTACAACTTCTGAGCTTGATGCTTTGCAGTTCATTCCTGAGTCTGTACATGAGTAATCCCTCCTCCCGTGTCCTGTACTTGCTTTACTTTTTCCCCTACCCATCTCAAATTACACGgagctcattttcttttgtatctgttttcttcAGTTGCACGCTCCAAGAAAATTTTCACTACctcatattttacaaatattaatcaatttaattaaaaacagttatggttcagtcgattaagtatccaactcttgatttcggctcaggtcatgatctcacaatttgtgattttgagccccacatcgggctctgggctgacagtgtggagcttgcctgggattctctgtctctcccactctctctgcccttcccctgcttggtttctctatcaaaaataaacaacaaaaaaataaaaatgttaaaaatattttttaataaaaaaataattatgagagGGTAATCttagttcattcatttcacagataGGAAATGGAGAACTACAAAGATTACAGAGAGACAATCAGTAGACTTAGGATCtaaacccaggtctgcctgattCAGAATTTTCTGTCCAATTGCTTCCTGGGTACTACTCACTTGAATGGCTTACAAACTCCTCAGACTTAATTTCTTCAAAACTGACCTGGAAGCTCACTAACTTCCTTCATGAAAAGTGCCCTTCCTTTTTGGTCTTCTTTTACAGTGAATGGCACTACCCCCAACATGAGTTCCTAAGCCAGAAATCTGTGGCTTGTCCTTGATTTGTCTTACATCACCATCCAACAAAATTAATTCAATACTTGGGTTAAATGTTTGATTTGAAGGTCCTTATAAGCCATACCTGTAGATATATACATGACATTCTAACCTTTACCCTGACCATTGAACTCACCTGGGCCCCTTTCTATTATTCGTCCCTCTGAGAGTATTTCAAAGTCATCTTTTTATAGGAGCTCCATTCAATCCACTCTCTCTGTTAAAGCTAGAGTGATCATTTTACAATTCATATGATACTGTCACTTTGTACCTTGAATCTCTTCAATAATTCCATTGCCTTCAAGATCATGCATAATATTGTTCTTGGTATCAATGCAAGGAATggaagaatttaataaaaagagcAATCTTGCATGAAGCTCAAAGCCTTACATGTAATTTACATTCATttacacttcatttatttttattttgcttaatttgcATATCCCTGACTCTTTGAGCAAGTAATTTCAGAAGCAatgttctttttgtgtgtgtcataCTCAATGTCctattatttaaaacaacaacaacaacaacaacaacagcacagggtgcgtggtggctcagtcagctaagcatctgatttcatttcagctcaggttatgatttcacagttcatgagattgagccccatgtcaggctccatgctgacagtgcagagcctgcttggtattctctctctccatctctctctgcccctcccctactctttccctttctctctctctctcaaaataaataaataaatattaaaaaaataaaacaacaacaacaacaacttggtGTGAGTAGAGTGTGTATTGAGTGGAGTTGGGTAGGATTCATCTATGTTC
Proteins encoded in this window:
- the LOC122482603 gene encoding olfactory receptor 52H1-like, with the translated sequence MHNMSCYNPSSFLLVGIPGLDKFHIWIGIPFCVIYVLAIVGNFILLYLIATEHSLHEPMFFFLAMLATTDLILSTATVPKLLSNLWLGFQEITFSGCLTQMFFLHFSFVVDSAILLAMAFDRYVAICFPLRYTTILTRQVIIKLMVSIVGRSFSVILPDVFLLKRLPFCGTRIIPHTYCEHIGVARLSSADISINIWYGFSVPLMTVISDVIFIAVSYTFILHAVFHLSSQGARQKALSTCGSHVSVILMFYTPAFFSILAHRFGHSVPRNVLILFANLYVVIPPALNPVVYGVKTKQIQDKFVLLFSLKRTH